From the Cohaesibacter sp. ES.047 genome, the window AGAATATTGGGAGCTTCCGTCGTGCGCATGGCGCTGCCCTTGACCGCAAGCTGCGGGATGATGATGTCCATGTTTTCAAGGAAGGTCCGCGCCCAGGCACCTCCGGCCATGACGGCGAAGCGACAGCTGATCGGCCCATGTTCGGTGACGACGCCCGTCACCTGACCGCTCTCGCTTTCGACCGTACGGACGGCGCAATTCTCAAGAATTGTGACGCCCTTCTTTTGAGCGAGGCGGGAGAAGGCGGGAACAGCCAGCGACGGCTCAGCGGTGGCGTCGTCAGCAGAATGCAGTCCACCGATGAAGGGATGGTCCGTGCGATCGAGGATTTCACTTACCTCGTCGCGCGTTATCAGGCGTGAACCGTGATCAAAGCCTTCGTTGTCTTTCAGCCATTTGCGGTGTTCGTCGAGTTCCTTTTCGGTCTCCGAAAGGTAAGAGATTCCGCGTATTCCATAGCCGATGTCTTCGTCGACATCTGCCGCAAGCCGGCCCCAGAGTTTGGCACTCTCGATCATCAGTTGAAGTTCGCGATAGTCGCGCCCGGCCTTGCGGATCCAGCCCCAGTTGCGCGAGGATTGTTCGGCCCCGACCGTGCCCTTTTCGCACACAGCAACGGAAAGTCCCGCGTCTGCGAGGTAAATTGCCGCACAAATGCCGACAACGCCTCCACCAATGATGACCACATCCTTGTCTGCGGGGACGGCTTGGTCGATTGCTGCTTCTGTCACGATGACCTCCTGAAAACTTTCTTATTGTCAGCCTGACGGCAAATATTTTATAAGGCAAATACAAAATTTGATCTTTAATATGTGAAATTGTTATAATGAATAGTTTATCACAAAGAGCACTGGAAGCTTTCTCCGCTGTTATGCTGACCGGAAGCGTCTCTGCCGCAGCGGAGGAATTGCGTGTTTCACAGCCTGCGGTGAGCCGTCTTATCCGCGATTTGGAGAACGACCTCAACATCCCGCTCTTCACCCGGCACGGCAGCAGAGTCATCGCGACGCCAGAGGCTTACGAGTTGATCAAGGAGGTGGAGCGCAGCTTTGTCGGCCTCAGGCAGATTGCCGAGGCGGCGGAGGAAATCCGTAGTGGCAACCGCTCGACCCTGCGCATCGCGGCGGCCCCCGCCTTCGCACAGACCGTCTTGTGCACCGTCATCTCGGAGCTGCTGCTGCAGCGTC encodes:
- a CDS encoding FAD-binding oxidoreductase; the encoded protein is MTEAAIDQAVPADKDVVIIGGGVVGICAAIYLADAGLSVAVCEKGTVGAEQSSRNWGWIRKAGRDYRELQLMIESAKLWGRLAADVDEDIGYGIRGISYLSETEKELDEHRKWLKDNEGFDHGSRLITRDEVSEILDRTDHPFIGGLHSADDATAEPSLAVPAFSRLAQKKGVTILENCAVRTVESESGQVTGVVTEHGPISCRFAVMAGGAWARTFLENMDIIIPQLAVKGSAMRTTEAPNILEGAAGATRASIRRRKDGGYTVAKSRTAEFQIIPAAFRHFVNFAPVMMDRLGLVKLRVSKQFFGPLGHHRWTSDEKTPFEEMRTLDPEPDMSLMGKVIKEAKALHPALKDVEIAEAWAGMIDVMPDEVPIIEMTDKPSGFVIATGLSGHGFGTGPGVGKLVQQIICSEEPMVDISPFKSARFT